A part of Periophthalmus magnuspinnatus isolate fPerMag1 chromosome 19, fPerMag1.2.pri, whole genome shotgun sequence genomic DNA contains:
- the LOC117387394 gene encoding ATP-citrate synthase-like isoform X1, with protein MSAKAISEQTGKEFLYKYICTAAAVQNRFKYATVSANTDWDRLAQEHPWLLTEKLVVKPDQLIKRRGKLGLVGINLDLQGVKDWLKDRLLKETTVGKAKGVLKNFLIEPFVPHKQEEEFYMCVYATREGDHVLFHHEGGVEVGDVDAKALRLMVPVGEKLNEQQVTEQLLTHVSDEKKGVLASFILGLFSLYEDLYFTYLEINPLVVTEDGVYILDMAAKIDATADYICKAKWGDVEFPPPFGREAYPEEAYIADLDAKSGASLKLTILNPKGRIWTMVAGGGASVVYSDTICDCGGVDELANYGEYSGAPSEQQTYDYAKTILSLMTREKHPEGKVLIIGGSIANFTNVAATFKGIVRAIKDYQEPLKEHEVTIFVRRGGPNYQEGLRVMGEVGKTTGIPIHVFGTETHMTAIVGMALGHRPIPHQPPSDAHTANFLLNASSCAKTPAATRTASFSETRVTNESCPAKKCKGLPADSLHSILWPLKNVVMGDWKEAQASSGCFGAKATTLFSKHTKTIVWGMQTRAVQGMLDFDYVCSRDEPSVGAMVYPFTGDHKQKFYWGHKEILIPVYKNMADAMKKHPEVDVLISFASLRSAFDSTVEAMQFTQIHTIAIIAEGIPEALTRKMIKMADEKGITIIGPATVGGIKPGCFKIGNTGGMLDNILSSKLYRPGSVAYVSRSGGMSNELNNIISRTTDGVYEGVAIGGDRYPGSTFMDHVLRYQDTPDVKMIVVLGEIGGTEEYNICEGIKGGRITKPVVCWCIGTCATMFSSEVQFGHAGACANQASETAMAKNQALRDAGAYVPKSFDELGDVIKTVYSDLVANGTIVPAEEVPPPTVPMDYSWARELGLIRKPASFMTSICDERGQELIYAGMPITEVFKEEMGIGGVLGLLWFQRRLPRYACQFIEMCLMVTADHGPAVSGAHNTIVCARAGKDLISSLTSGLLTIGDRFGGALDAAAKQFSKAFDSGMLPMEFVNKMKKDGKLIMGIGHRVKSINNPDMRVQILKDFVKQHFPSTQLLDYALDVEKITTSKKPNLILNVDGFIGVAFVDLLRTCGGFTRDEADEFVEIGALNGIFVLGRSMGFIGHYLDQKRLKQGLYRHPWDDISYVLPEHMSM; from the exons ATGTCGGCTAAAGCTATCTCAGAGCAGACCGGGAAGGAGTTTCTGTACAAATACATCTGCACCGCCGCCGCCGTCCAGAACCGCTTCAAATACGCCACCGTCTCAGCCAACACAGACTGGGACCGCCTCGCACAAGAGCACCCATGGCTGCTCACCGAG AAACTGGTCGTGAAGCCTGACCAGCTTATTAAAAGACGTGGGAAGCTCGGGCTGGTGGGCATCAACCTTGACCTGCAGGGGGTCAAAGACTGGCTCAAAGATAGACTCCTGAAAGAGACCACA GTGGGAAAGGCCAAGGGTGTGCTGAAAAACTTCCTCATTGAGCCATTTGTTCCACATAAACAG gagGAGGAGttttacatgtgtgtctatgccACTCGTGAGGGTGACCACGTGCTGTTCCACCATGAGGGCGGGGTGGAGGTTGGAGATGTCGATGCCAAGGCCCTTAGGCTCATGGTGCCAGTGGGCGAGAAGCTCAATGAGCAACAAGTCACGGAGCAGCTACTTACACACGTCTCAGATGAAAAGAAGGG AGTGCTGGCAAGTTTCATACTGGGACTATTCAGTTTGTACGAAGATCTCTATTTCACCTACCTAGAAATCAACCCGCTTG TGGTTACTGAGGATGGCGTGTACATCCTGGACATGGCAGCTAAAATCGACGCCACAGCCGACTACATCTGTAAAGCCAAGTGGGGAGATGTGGAGTTCCCACCCCCCTTCGGCAGAGAGGCATATCCAGAG GAGGCTTACATCGCTGATCTAGATGCAAAGAGTGGAGCCAGTCTCAAGCTGACCATACTCAACCCTAAAGGCAGGATTTGGACTATGGTGGCTGGAGGAGGGGCTTCTGTGGTCTACAG TGACACAATTTGCGACTGTGGTGGTGTTGATGAGCTGGCAAATTATGGCGAATACTCTGGTGCTCCCAGTGAGCAACAAACATATGACTATGCAAAGACCATACTGTCACTCATGACCAGAGAAAAACATCCAGAAG GGAAAGTGCTCATCATTGGGGGAAGTATTGCTAATTTTACCAATGTAGCAGCCACATTCAAG GGCATTGTTAGAGCCATCAAAGATTACCAAGAACCTCTCAAGGAACATGAAGTCACTATTTTTGTGAGGCGTGGAGGACCCAACTACCAGGAGGGCCTTAGAGTTATGGGGGAAGTTG GGAAGACCACAGGAATTCCCATCCATGTGTTCGGTACAGAGACCCACATGACGGCCATAGTGGGAATGGCTTTAGGTCATCGCCCCATCCCTCATCAGCCTCCATCAGATGCACATACAGCCAACTTTCTGCTCAATGCTAGCAGCTGTGCAAAG ACTCCAGCTGCGACACGGACGGCCTCTTTCTCCGAAACAAGAGTGACTAATGAATCTTGTCCAGCCAAGAAGTGCAAAGGTCTTCCAGCAG ATTCGCTTCATTCTATTTTGTGGCCTTTGAAGAATGTGGTCATGGGCGATTGGAAAG AAGCTCAGGCCTCTTCAGGCTGCTTTGGAG CAAAAGCCACCACTCTTTTCAGCAAACACACTAAGACCATTGTGTGGGGTATGCAGACTCGAGCTGTACAAGGCATGTTGGACTTCGACTATGTGTGCTCTCGAGATGAACCCTCTGTAGGAGCCATGGTCTACCCCTTCAC TGGGGATCACAAGCAGAAGTTTTACTGGGGTCACAAGGAGATCCTGATCCCAGTCtataaaaacatggcagatgCGATGAAGAAACATCCAGAAGTGGACGTGCTCATCAGCTTTGCTTCACTGCGCTCAGCTTTTGACAGCACTGTGGAGGCTATGCAGTTCACCCAG ATTCACACTATTGCCATAATAGCTGAAGGCATCCCTGAAGCTCTGACCAGAAAAATGATCAAGATGGCTGACGAAAAGGGTATCACAATCATTGGCCCAGCAACG GTTGGTGGCATCAAGCCTGGTTGTTTTAAGATTGGTAACACAGGAGGCATGCTGGACAACATCCTGTCCTCTAAACTGTATCGGCCCGGCAGCGTGGCATATGTGTCCCGCTCCGGTGGTATGTCCAATGAGCTCAATAACATTATCTCACGCACCACTGATGGGGTGTATGAGGGTGTGGCCATTGGAGGAGACAG ATATCCAGGCTCAACCTTCATGGACCACGTGCTTCGATACCAGGACACTCCAGATGTTAAGATGATTGTGGTGCTAGGAGAG ATTGGAGGCACAGAAGAGTATAACATCTGCGAGGGTATCAAAGGGGGCCGAATAACCAAGCCTGTAGTGTGCTGGTGCATAGGGACATGTGCCACTATGTTCTCTTCAGAG GTCCAGTTTGGCCATGCCGGAGCTTGTGCCAATCAGGCTTCAGAAACAGCTATGGCCAAAAACCAGGCCTTGAGGGACGCCGGAGCCTATGTACCAAAAAGCTTTGATGAACTGGGAGATGTGATCAA GACTGTTTACAGTGACCTGGTGGCCAATGGCACAATAGTTCCTGCTGAGGAGGTACCGCCCCCTACAGTCCCAATGGATTACTCCTGGGCCAGG gAGTTGGGTCTGATTAGAAAGCCAGCCTCTTTTATGACGAGTATCTGTGATGAGAGAGGTCAGGAGCTGATTTATGCCGGTATGCCCATCACAGAGGTGTTCAAAGAAGAGATGGGCATTGGTGGAGTGCTTGGCTTGCTCTGGTTTCAACGCAG ATTGCCTCGCTACGCCTGTCAGTTCATTGAGATGTGTCTGATGGTGACGGCTGATCACGGCCCTGCGGTCTCTGGAGCACATAACACCATTGTCTGTGCTCGAGCCGGGAAGGACCTGATCTCCAGCCTGACCTCTGGCCTACTGACCATC GGTGATCGTTTTGGTGGTGCATTGGATGCAGCAGCAAAACAGTTCAGTAAAGCTTTTGACAGTGGGATGTTGCCCATGGAATTTGTCAATAAGATGAAGAAAGATGGCAAACTCATCATGGGCATTGGTCACAGGGTTAAATCT ATTAATAACCCAGACATGCGAGTGCAAattttgaaggactttgtgaaGCAGCATTTCCCCTCTACACAGTTACTGGATTATGCCTTAGATGTAGAGAAGATTACCACTTCTAAG AAACCAAACCTGATTCTCAATGTAGACGGTTTCATTGGTGTTGCATTTGTGGATCTTCTCCGGACTTGTGGCGGCTTCACACG ggATGAGGCAGACGAGTTTGTGGAGATTGGTGCTTTGAATGGAATCTTTGTCCTGGGTCGAAGTATGGGTTTCATTG GGCATTATCTTGACCAGAAGAGACTGAAGCAGGGTCTCTACCGCCACCCGTGGGATGACATCTCCTACGTGCTTCCTGAACACATGTCCATGTAA
- the LOC117387394 gene encoding ATP-citrate synthase-like isoform X3 yields the protein MSAKAISEQTGKEFLYKYICTAAAVQNRFKYATVSANTDWDRLAQEHPWLLTEKLVVKPDQLIKRRGKLGLVGINLDLQGVKDWLKDRLLKETTVGKAKGVLKNFLIEPFVPHKQEEEFYMCVYATREGDHVLFHHEGGVEVGDVDAKALRLMVPVGEKLNEQQVTEQLLTHVSDEKKGVLASFILGLFSLYEDLYFTYLEINPLVVTEDGVYILDMAAKIDATADYICKAKWGDVEFPPPFGREAYPEEAYIADLDAKSGASLKLTILNPKGRIWTMVAGGGASVVYSDTICDCGGVDELANYGEYSGAPSEQQTYDYAKTILSLMTREKHPEGKVLIIGGSIANFTNVAATFKGIVRAIKDYQEPLKEHEVTIFVRRGGPNYQEGLRVMGEVGKTTGIPIHVFGTETHMTAIVGMALGHRPIPHQPPSDAHTANFLLNASSCAKTPAATRTASFSETRVTNESCPAKKCKGLPAAKATTLFSKHTKTIVWGMQTRAVQGMLDFDYVCSRDEPSVGAMVYPFTGDHKQKFYWGHKEILIPVYKNMADAMKKHPEVDVLISFASLRSAFDSTVEAMQFTQIHTIAIIAEGIPEALTRKMIKMADEKGITIIGPATVGGIKPGCFKIGNTGGMLDNILSSKLYRPGSVAYVSRSGGMSNELNNIISRTTDGVYEGVAIGGDRYPGSTFMDHVLRYQDTPDVKMIVVLGEIGGTEEYNICEGIKGGRITKPVVCWCIGTCATMFSSEVQFGHAGACANQASETAMAKNQALRDAGAYVPKSFDELGDVIKTVYSDLVANGTIVPAEEVPPPTVPMDYSWARELGLIRKPASFMTSICDERGQELIYAGMPITEVFKEEMGIGGVLGLLWFQRRLPRYACQFIEMCLMVTADHGPAVSGAHNTIVCARAGKDLISSLTSGLLTIGDRFGGALDAAAKQFSKAFDSGMLPMEFVNKMKKDGKLIMGIGHRVKSINNPDMRVQILKDFVKQHFPSTQLLDYALDVEKITTSKKPNLILNVDGFIGVAFVDLLRTCGGFTRDEADEFVEIGALNGIFVLGRSMGFIGHYLDQKRLKQGLYRHPWDDISYVLPEHMSM from the exons ATGTCGGCTAAAGCTATCTCAGAGCAGACCGGGAAGGAGTTTCTGTACAAATACATCTGCACCGCCGCCGCCGTCCAGAACCGCTTCAAATACGCCACCGTCTCAGCCAACACAGACTGGGACCGCCTCGCACAAGAGCACCCATGGCTGCTCACCGAG AAACTGGTCGTGAAGCCTGACCAGCTTATTAAAAGACGTGGGAAGCTCGGGCTGGTGGGCATCAACCTTGACCTGCAGGGGGTCAAAGACTGGCTCAAAGATAGACTCCTGAAAGAGACCACA GTGGGAAAGGCCAAGGGTGTGCTGAAAAACTTCCTCATTGAGCCATTTGTTCCACATAAACAG gagGAGGAGttttacatgtgtgtctatgccACTCGTGAGGGTGACCACGTGCTGTTCCACCATGAGGGCGGGGTGGAGGTTGGAGATGTCGATGCCAAGGCCCTTAGGCTCATGGTGCCAGTGGGCGAGAAGCTCAATGAGCAACAAGTCACGGAGCAGCTACTTACACACGTCTCAGATGAAAAGAAGGG AGTGCTGGCAAGTTTCATACTGGGACTATTCAGTTTGTACGAAGATCTCTATTTCACCTACCTAGAAATCAACCCGCTTG TGGTTACTGAGGATGGCGTGTACATCCTGGACATGGCAGCTAAAATCGACGCCACAGCCGACTACATCTGTAAAGCCAAGTGGGGAGATGTGGAGTTCCCACCCCCCTTCGGCAGAGAGGCATATCCAGAG GAGGCTTACATCGCTGATCTAGATGCAAAGAGTGGAGCCAGTCTCAAGCTGACCATACTCAACCCTAAAGGCAGGATTTGGACTATGGTGGCTGGAGGAGGGGCTTCTGTGGTCTACAG TGACACAATTTGCGACTGTGGTGGTGTTGATGAGCTGGCAAATTATGGCGAATACTCTGGTGCTCCCAGTGAGCAACAAACATATGACTATGCAAAGACCATACTGTCACTCATGACCAGAGAAAAACATCCAGAAG GGAAAGTGCTCATCATTGGGGGAAGTATTGCTAATTTTACCAATGTAGCAGCCACATTCAAG GGCATTGTTAGAGCCATCAAAGATTACCAAGAACCTCTCAAGGAACATGAAGTCACTATTTTTGTGAGGCGTGGAGGACCCAACTACCAGGAGGGCCTTAGAGTTATGGGGGAAGTTG GGAAGACCACAGGAATTCCCATCCATGTGTTCGGTACAGAGACCCACATGACGGCCATAGTGGGAATGGCTTTAGGTCATCGCCCCATCCCTCATCAGCCTCCATCAGATGCACATACAGCCAACTTTCTGCTCAATGCTAGCAGCTGTGCAAAG ACTCCAGCTGCGACACGGACGGCCTCTTTCTCCGAAACAAGAGTGACTAATGAATCTTGTCCAGCCAAGAAGTGCAAAGGTCTTCCAGCAG CAAAAGCCACCACTCTTTTCAGCAAACACACTAAGACCATTGTGTGGGGTATGCAGACTCGAGCTGTACAAGGCATGTTGGACTTCGACTATGTGTGCTCTCGAGATGAACCCTCTGTAGGAGCCATGGTCTACCCCTTCAC TGGGGATCACAAGCAGAAGTTTTACTGGGGTCACAAGGAGATCCTGATCCCAGTCtataaaaacatggcagatgCGATGAAGAAACATCCAGAAGTGGACGTGCTCATCAGCTTTGCTTCACTGCGCTCAGCTTTTGACAGCACTGTGGAGGCTATGCAGTTCACCCAG ATTCACACTATTGCCATAATAGCTGAAGGCATCCCTGAAGCTCTGACCAGAAAAATGATCAAGATGGCTGACGAAAAGGGTATCACAATCATTGGCCCAGCAACG GTTGGTGGCATCAAGCCTGGTTGTTTTAAGATTGGTAACACAGGAGGCATGCTGGACAACATCCTGTCCTCTAAACTGTATCGGCCCGGCAGCGTGGCATATGTGTCCCGCTCCGGTGGTATGTCCAATGAGCTCAATAACATTATCTCACGCACCACTGATGGGGTGTATGAGGGTGTGGCCATTGGAGGAGACAG ATATCCAGGCTCAACCTTCATGGACCACGTGCTTCGATACCAGGACACTCCAGATGTTAAGATGATTGTGGTGCTAGGAGAG ATTGGAGGCACAGAAGAGTATAACATCTGCGAGGGTATCAAAGGGGGCCGAATAACCAAGCCTGTAGTGTGCTGGTGCATAGGGACATGTGCCACTATGTTCTCTTCAGAG GTCCAGTTTGGCCATGCCGGAGCTTGTGCCAATCAGGCTTCAGAAACAGCTATGGCCAAAAACCAGGCCTTGAGGGACGCCGGAGCCTATGTACCAAAAAGCTTTGATGAACTGGGAGATGTGATCAA GACTGTTTACAGTGACCTGGTGGCCAATGGCACAATAGTTCCTGCTGAGGAGGTACCGCCCCCTACAGTCCCAATGGATTACTCCTGGGCCAGG gAGTTGGGTCTGATTAGAAAGCCAGCCTCTTTTATGACGAGTATCTGTGATGAGAGAGGTCAGGAGCTGATTTATGCCGGTATGCCCATCACAGAGGTGTTCAAAGAAGAGATGGGCATTGGTGGAGTGCTTGGCTTGCTCTGGTTTCAACGCAG ATTGCCTCGCTACGCCTGTCAGTTCATTGAGATGTGTCTGATGGTGACGGCTGATCACGGCCCTGCGGTCTCTGGAGCACATAACACCATTGTCTGTGCTCGAGCCGGGAAGGACCTGATCTCCAGCCTGACCTCTGGCCTACTGACCATC GGTGATCGTTTTGGTGGTGCATTGGATGCAGCAGCAAAACAGTTCAGTAAAGCTTTTGACAGTGGGATGTTGCCCATGGAATTTGTCAATAAGATGAAGAAAGATGGCAAACTCATCATGGGCATTGGTCACAGGGTTAAATCT ATTAATAACCCAGACATGCGAGTGCAAattttgaaggactttgtgaaGCAGCATTTCCCCTCTACACAGTTACTGGATTATGCCTTAGATGTAGAGAAGATTACCACTTCTAAG AAACCAAACCTGATTCTCAATGTAGACGGTTTCATTGGTGTTGCATTTGTGGATCTTCTCCGGACTTGTGGCGGCTTCACACG ggATGAGGCAGACGAGTTTGTGGAGATTGGTGCTTTGAATGGAATCTTTGTCCTGGGTCGAAGTATGGGTTTCATTG GGCATTATCTTGACCAGAAGAGACTGAAGCAGGGTCTCTACCGCCACCCGTGGGATGACATCTCCTACGTGCTTCCTGAACACATGTCCATGTAA
- the LOC117387394 gene encoding ATP-citrate synthase-like isoform X2 — MSAKAISEQTGKEFLYKYICTAAAVQNRFKYATVSANTDWDRLAQEHPWLLTEKLVVKPDQLIKRRGKLGLVGINLDLQGVKDWLKDRLLKETTVGKAKGVLKNFLIEPFVPHKQEEEFYMCVYATREGDHVLFHHEGGVEVGDVDAKALRLMVPVGEKLNEQQVTEQLLTHVSDEKKGVLASFILGLFSLYEDLYFTYLEINPLVVTEDGVYILDMAAKIDATADYICKAKWGDVEFPPPFGREAYPEEAYIADLDAKSGASLKLTILNPKGRIWTMVAGGGASVVYSDTICDCGGVDELANYGEYSGAPSEQQTYDYAKTILSLMTREKHPEGKVLIIGGSIANFTNVAATFKGIVRAIKDYQEPLKEHEVTIFVRRGGPNYQEGLRVMGEVGKTTGIPIHVFGTETHMTAIVGMALGHRPIPHQPPSDAHTANFLLNASSCAKTPAATRTASFSETRVTNESCPAKKCKGLPAEAQASSGCFGAKATTLFSKHTKTIVWGMQTRAVQGMLDFDYVCSRDEPSVGAMVYPFTGDHKQKFYWGHKEILIPVYKNMADAMKKHPEVDVLISFASLRSAFDSTVEAMQFTQIHTIAIIAEGIPEALTRKMIKMADEKGITIIGPATVGGIKPGCFKIGNTGGMLDNILSSKLYRPGSVAYVSRSGGMSNELNNIISRTTDGVYEGVAIGGDRYPGSTFMDHVLRYQDTPDVKMIVVLGEIGGTEEYNICEGIKGGRITKPVVCWCIGTCATMFSSEVQFGHAGACANQASETAMAKNQALRDAGAYVPKSFDELGDVIKTVYSDLVANGTIVPAEEVPPPTVPMDYSWARELGLIRKPASFMTSICDERGQELIYAGMPITEVFKEEMGIGGVLGLLWFQRRLPRYACQFIEMCLMVTADHGPAVSGAHNTIVCARAGKDLISSLTSGLLTIGDRFGGALDAAAKQFSKAFDSGMLPMEFVNKMKKDGKLIMGIGHRVKSINNPDMRVQILKDFVKQHFPSTQLLDYALDVEKITTSKKPNLILNVDGFIGVAFVDLLRTCGGFTRDEADEFVEIGALNGIFVLGRSMGFIGHYLDQKRLKQGLYRHPWDDISYVLPEHMSM, encoded by the exons ATGTCGGCTAAAGCTATCTCAGAGCAGACCGGGAAGGAGTTTCTGTACAAATACATCTGCACCGCCGCCGCCGTCCAGAACCGCTTCAAATACGCCACCGTCTCAGCCAACACAGACTGGGACCGCCTCGCACAAGAGCACCCATGGCTGCTCACCGAG AAACTGGTCGTGAAGCCTGACCAGCTTATTAAAAGACGTGGGAAGCTCGGGCTGGTGGGCATCAACCTTGACCTGCAGGGGGTCAAAGACTGGCTCAAAGATAGACTCCTGAAAGAGACCACA GTGGGAAAGGCCAAGGGTGTGCTGAAAAACTTCCTCATTGAGCCATTTGTTCCACATAAACAG gagGAGGAGttttacatgtgtgtctatgccACTCGTGAGGGTGACCACGTGCTGTTCCACCATGAGGGCGGGGTGGAGGTTGGAGATGTCGATGCCAAGGCCCTTAGGCTCATGGTGCCAGTGGGCGAGAAGCTCAATGAGCAACAAGTCACGGAGCAGCTACTTACACACGTCTCAGATGAAAAGAAGGG AGTGCTGGCAAGTTTCATACTGGGACTATTCAGTTTGTACGAAGATCTCTATTTCACCTACCTAGAAATCAACCCGCTTG TGGTTACTGAGGATGGCGTGTACATCCTGGACATGGCAGCTAAAATCGACGCCACAGCCGACTACATCTGTAAAGCCAAGTGGGGAGATGTGGAGTTCCCACCCCCCTTCGGCAGAGAGGCATATCCAGAG GAGGCTTACATCGCTGATCTAGATGCAAAGAGTGGAGCCAGTCTCAAGCTGACCATACTCAACCCTAAAGGCAGGATTTGGACTATGGTGGCTGGAGGAGGGGCTTCTGTGGTCTACAG TGACACAATTTGCGACTGTGGTGGTGTTGATGAGCTGGCAAATTATGGCGAATACTCTGGTGCTCCCAGTGAGCAACAAACATATGACTATGCAAAGACCATACTGTCACTCATGACCAGAGAAAAACATCCAGAAG GGAAAGTGCTCATCATTGGGGGAAGTATTGCTAATTTTACCAATGTAGCAGCCACATTCAAG GGCATTGTTAGAGCCATCAAAGATTACCAAGAACCTCTCAAGGAACATGAAGTCACTATTTTTGTGAGGCGTGGAGGACCCAACTACCAGGAGGGCCTTAGAGTTATGGGGGAAGTTG GGAAGACCACAGGAATTCCCATCCATGTGTTCGGTACAGAGACCCACATGACGGCCATAGTGGGAATGGCTTTAGGTCATCGCCCCATCCCTCATCAGCCTCCATCAGATGCACATACAGCCAACTTTCTGCTCAATGCTAGCAGCTGTGCAAAG ACTCCAGCTGCGACACGGACGGCCTCTTTCTCCGAAACAAGAGTGACTAATGAATCTTGTCCAGCCAAGAAGTGCAAAGGTCTTCCAGCAG AAGCTCAGGCCTCTTCAGGCTGCTTTGGAG CAAAAGCCACCACTCTTTTCAGCAAACACACTAAGACCATTGTGTGGGGTATGCAGACTCGAGCTGTACAAGGCATGTTGGACTTCGACTATGTGTGCTCTCGAGATGAACCCTCTGTAGGAGCCATGGTCTACCCCTTCAC TGGGGATCACAAGCAGAAGTTTTACTGGGGTCACAAGGAGATCCTGATCCCAGTCtataaaaacatggcagatgCGATGAAGAAACATCCAGAAGTGGACGTGCTCATCAGCTTTGCTTCACTGCGCTCAGCTTTTGACAGCACTGTGGAGGCTATGCAGTTCACCCAG ATTCACACTATTGCCATAATAGCTGAAGGCATCCCTGAAGCTCTGACCAGAAAAATGATCAAGATGGCTGACGAAAAGGGTATCACAATCATTGGCCCAGCAACG GTTGGTGGCATCAAGCCTGGTTGTTTTAAGATTGGTAACACAGGAGGCATGCTGGACAACATCCTGTCCTCTAAACTGTATCGGCCCGGCAGCGTGGCATATGTGTCCCGCTCCGGTGGTATGTCCAATGAGCTCAATAACATTATCTCACGCACCACTGATGGGGTGTATGAGGGTGTGGCCATTGGAGGAGACAG ATATCCAGGCTCAACCTTCATGGACCACGTGCTTCGATACCAGGACACTCCAGATGTTAAGATGATTGTGGTGCTAGGAGAG ATTGGAGGCACAGAAGAGTATAACATCTGCGAGGGTATCAAAGGGGGCCGAATAACCAAGCCTGTAGTGTGCTGGTGCATAGGGACATGTGCCACTATGTTCTCTTCAGAG GTCCAGTTTGGCCATGCCGGAGCTTGTGCCAATCAGGCTTCAGAAACAGCTATGGCCAAAAACCAGGCCTTGAGGGACGCCGGAGCCTATGTACCAAAAAGCTTTGATGAACTGGGAGATGTGATCAA GACTGTTTACAGTGACCTGGTGGCCAATGGCACAATAGTTCCTGCTGAGGAGGTACCGCCCCCTACAGTCCCAATGGATTACTCCTGGGCCAGG gAGTTGGGTCTGATTAGAAAGCCAGCCTCTTTTATGACGAGTATCTGTGATGAGAGAGGTCAGGAGCTGATTTATGCCGGTATGCCCATCACAGAGGTGTTCAAAGAAGAGATGGGCATTGGTGGAGTGCTTGGCTTGCTCTGGTTTCAACGCAG ATTGCCTCGCTACGCCTGTCAGTTCATTGAGATGTGTCTGATGGTGACGGCTGATCACGGCCCTGCGGTCTCTGGAGCACATAACACCATTGTCTGTGCTCGAGCCGGGAAGGACCTGATCTCCAGCCTGACCTCTGGCCTACTGACCATC GGTGATCGTTTTGGTGGTGCATTGGATGCAGCAGCAAAACAGTTCAGTAAAGCTTTTGACAGTGGGATGTTGCCCATGGAATTTGTCAATAAGATGAAGAAAGATGGCAAACTCATCATGGGCATTGGTCACAGGGTTAAATCT ATTAATAACCCAGACATGCGAGTGCAAattttgaaggactttgtgaaGCAGCATTTCCCCTCTACACAGTTACTGGATTATGCCTTAGATGTAGAGAAGATTACCACTTCTAAG AAACCAAACCTGATTCTCAATGTAGACGGTTTCATTGGTGTTGCATTTGTGGATCTTCTCCGGACTTGTGGCGGCTTCACACG ggATGAGGCAGACGAGTTTGTGGAGATTGGTGCTTTGAATGGAATCTTTGTCCTGGGTCGAAGTATGGGTTTCATTG GGCATTATCTTGACCAGAAGAGACTGAAGCAGGGTCTCTACCGCCACCCGTGGGATGACATCTCCTACGTGCTTCCTGAACACATGTCCATGTAA